The DNA region AAGATGAGGAATGTTGCGATACATCCGATGATTATGTACATCATAATATCTGACTGGTTCAGTGTGAAAGTTCTGAATCCGACCTTGAAGTAGCTGAAGCCGAGTGCTGCTGTCGAAACAAGGAATATAAGAACGCAGAGAACAGGGTTCTTGAGCTTTACCTGCTCGGAACGCTTTCCTGAATTCATAAGGTCGATAAGCTTCATCTTTGTGATAGCGCCGCCGTTAAAGAGGACCACTACTCCGTACATTACTGCGAAATAGAGGATAGTCTTTGCAACAGACTCGCCTGAAACAGTGAAGCGGTAGCCGGTCATGTCGGCTTCGAAAAGATTTGCCACAAGAGCACTCATAAGCTGGGAAAGGCCGACGCCGATCAGAAGGCCGCATGCCAGTGAGCCGATGCCGGCAAATAAGGTTTCCATTAAGATGATCGATGATATCTTCCACTTGCTCATACCCAGTGTCATGTAGAGGGCGAACTCTCTGCTTCTGCGTTTCATGAGAAAACGGCTTGCATATACTATAAGGAAACCGAGGATTCCGGATACCAGAACGCTTGTTCCGGAAATGAGCATTTTAAAAAGCTCGATTATCTCTCTTGTGCTTGCGGAGACCTTCATCATGGCAGCCTGTCCGCTGGTTGCATTGAAAACGTAGAAGATTGAAACGCCGATTATAAGTGTGAAAAAGTAAATGGCATAGTCGCGGAGACTTCTGCGCATATTGTTAAATGAAAGTTTAAAGAGCATCGCTCATGTCACCTCCCAGAAGAGTAACCACATCGATTATCTTGTCGAAGAACTGCTTTCTGCTGTCGGAACCGCGGCTTATCTCGTTGAAGATCTTTCCGTCCTTGATGAAGATAACGCGTCCGGCATAGCTTGCTGTGAAGCTGTCGTGTGTTACCATCATAATAGTTGCACCGCATTCCGTGTTGAGATAGCGGAAGCGTTCAAGCAGGAGCTTTGCAGACTTTGAATCGAGTGCACCGGTAGGTTCATCGGCAAGGATGAGCTTCGGGTCGGTCACTATCGCACGGGCGGAAGCAACACGCTGCTTCTGTCCGCCGGACATCTGGTAAGGGTATTTCTGAAGCACTTCGGTAATGCCGAGCTGATCGGCAACCTTTTTAATGGCTTTATCTATTTCAGCAGCAGGCTTTTTCTGAATTGAAAGAGCCAGTGCTATGTTTTCATATGCTGTAAGGGTGTCGAGAAGGTTGAAATCCTGAAAGATAAATCCAAGCTTTTCGCGGCGGAAACGGTTGAGTTCCTTGCCCTTAATTGTTGTAATGTCTGTGTTTTCGAGGAAGATGTGTCCTGAAGTTACACGGTCTATGGTCGAAATGCAGTTGAGAAGTGTTGTCTTTCCGCTTCCGGAAGCACCCATTATTGCTACGAATTCGCCTTCGTTTACTGTAAGTGATATGTCGTCTATAGCCTTTGTGAGAACCGACTTGCTTCCGTAGTATTTTTCAATGTGATCTATTTTCAGTAATTCCATTTTCATTATGCCTCTTCTTTTGTTTTGCTGTAAGCTTCAAGTGATGATGCAAGGATAGTTACGTTTGCTGCAAGTATTGTACCTGTTCCGAATGTGAATCTCTTTGTCTGAACAATTTCGATCACAGAGAATATGAGGAGCAGGATAACTGTTACTGATGAGATAGCGATGCTTGTCTTTAAGCTGTTTGTTTTTGAATTCTTTTTCATACTGATCACCTTTTACCTTTATTTTAAATTTAAGATTTACGATTTTGTATCGGGTTTCCCCTTCGATGATCTTAGTATATCATAAAGGCAGAGCATAGTCGTTCGTTTATCATTACAGAACATTACGATTTTGTA from Ruminococcus sp. HUN007 includes:
- a CDS encoding ABC transporter ATP-binding protein, with amino-acid sequence MKMELLKIDHIEKYYGSKSVLTKAIDDISLTVNEGEFVAIMGASGSGKTTLLNCISTIDRVTSGHIFLENTDITTIKGKELNRFRREKLGFIFQDFNLLDTLTAYENIALALSIQKKPAAEIDKAIKKVADQLGITEVLQKYPYQMSGGQKQRVASARAIVTDPKLILADEPTGALDSKSAKLLLERFRYLNTECGATIMMVTHDSFTASYAGRVIFIKDGKIFNEISRGSDSRKQFFDKIIDVVTLLGGDMSDAL